One part of the Syntrophus gentianae genome encodes these proteins:
- a CDS encoding MFS transporter, giving the protein MGELKNPGKILTPEFLVLNAVLFISYCNVAVFFEFHKHLAALPIAPGWHGILIAFFSLVVLALRPVISPFFTPANARFWLAVSSAGLVPVMFLYGPARDAWNMALVRGIHGAVYVVMVTALTSRIVACIPKDRSAQAFGLISVMTLFPYAVVPPLLEPLTRWAGGFSRVLELSSLLFLLVFPLLPVIKKPEGDTGASTGKFHSSDLWENLRDPSVILVLLLSLLIWTTFTPVFYFLKDYGRGIGISNPGWFFTLSTFTEIGVRLFAGSFFDRMDKRKLLAFSMVWLGLGYPAILCFRGDIPFSLLGLYMGLGWGVALPVLSGLVFDVSAPRFKALNTNLSMVMFQGGFFLGPLAGGAVLVHWGYPALYSVCAFLQIAGAAAALMVAIPSSVQRE; this is encoded by the coding sequence GTGGGCGAGCTAAAAAATCCGGGCAAGATTCTTACGCCTGAATTTCTCGTCCTGAACGCCGTTCTGTTCATCTCCTACTGCAATGTGGCCGTATTCTTCGAGTTCCACAAGCACCTGGCCGCCCTTCCGATCGCGCCCGGCTGGCACGGCATTTTGATCGCCTTCTTTTCTCTGGTGGTGCTGGCCCTCAGGCCCGTGATCAGCCCATTCTTTACGCCGGCAAACGCCCGCTTTTGGCTGGCCGTGAGTTCTGCCGGGCTTGTTCCGGTGATGTTCCTCTACGGTCCTGCAAGAGATGCCTGGAACATGGCCCTCGTGCGGGGGATTCACGGGGCGGTTTACGTGGTGATGGTCACCGCCCTCACAAGCCGGATCGTGGCCTGCATTCCGAAGGACCGGAGCGCCCAGGCCTTCGGCCTTATCTCCGTCATGACGCTGTTTCCCTATGCCGTCGTCCCTCCGCTGCTGGAACCGCTGACCCGCTGGGCGGGCGGCTTTTCAAGGGTTCTGGAACTTTCTTCCCTTCTTTTTCTCCTGGTTTTCCCCCTGCTTCCCGTCATCAAAAAACCGGAAGGGGATACCGGTGCGTCAACAGGGAAGTTCCATTCCTCCGATCTCTGGGAGAACCTGAGGGACCCATCCGTCATCCTCGTGCTGCTTCTTTCTCTGCTGATCTGGACGACCTTCACCCCGGTCTTTTATTTCCTGAAAGACTACGGCAGAGGGATCGGCATCTCGAATCCCGGATGGTTCTTCACCCTCTCCACGTTCACGGAAATCGGCGTTCGGCTCTTTGCGGGGTCTTTCTTCGACCGCATGGACAAGAGAAAACTGCTCGCCTTTTCCATGGTATGGCTGGGACTGGGTTATCCGGCAATTCTCTGTTTTCGCGGCGATATTCCTTTCAGCCTTCTCGGCCTTTACATGGGGCTTGGTTGGGGCGTAGCGTTGCCCGTCTTGAGCGGCCTGGTATTTGATGTCTCGGCGCCGAGGTTCAAGGCCCTGAATACCAATCTTTCCATGGTCATGTTTCAGGGCGGTTTTTTCCTGGGACCTCTGGCCGGAGGCGCCGTCCTGGTACATTGGGGCTACCCGGCCCTCTACTCCGTCTGCGCTTTTCTCCAGATTGCCGGGGCAGCCGCGGCGTTAATGGTCGCAATTCCAAGTTCAGTTCAAAGAGAGTAA
- a CDS encoding xanthine dehydrogenase family protein molybdopterin-binding subunit, which yields MIKPSVPKIGRSMHRADAAAKVSGAEKYAIDWYGEDLLWAGVKRAGIPHGRLRCVETEEARKLPGVLAVLTGKDVPGTNRQGIVHKDQPVLCDEKVRHCGDAVALVVAEDREIVRKAISLIQVEFEPIPGIFGIDDALRPDAPLVHEQHPEGNILLKAEIRMGEAEKAMAECDAIIEETFEVPMVSHAFLEPENGVAWQESDGRTVLVVSTQAPFRDRWEISHALGISMDRIRVIAPYLGGGFGGKDGATVQCLLALAAQHTGGRPVKMVWSREESFAAGYKRHAARMFYRLGARRDGRLHALQCRLYYDTGAYAHLGGEVMALGMEHAGGPYRIPHTLIEGWCLYTNNPIAGAMRGFGVAQVSFAFERMMNLLAEKLNLDPLDLRIQNALREGDKNCCGVTMTQSTGIASCLEKIQQHPLWQKRKEWKSRTGPFRKRGVGVAAVFNAMGYGRGLPDSAIAKVEITPEGRIRIYSGVCDMGQGNATAFAQIAGQILCQEDAAIELLQPDTDRSLPSGSASASRTTYTYGNALIKACEELRKRIIGWAALMLLADTMEDLDLHPGRVRHIKTGKEIPLQDIAAMMTDEVRVCISQFIMPVAKDALDTGKAFSIGFPHLLFSYGAHLACVEVDELTGAIDVKGYAAATDAGRVLNPQVYEQQVHGAIAQGIGYALSEELRVKEGRILTPDFATYIIPGALDVPEIVSLTAETYESSGPYGMKGLGEVGTNGPLPAIANALADACDLSMTCAPLTPERVLRAMKEKKKSGGGNPP from the coding sequence ATGATCAAACCGTCCGTCCCGAAAATCGGGCGTTCCATGCACCGGGCCGATGCCGCGGCGAAAGTTTCGGGAGCGGAAAAATACGCTATCGACTGGTATGGCGAAGACCTCCTCTGGGCCGGCGTCAAGAGGGCGGGCATTCCCCACGGACGCCTCCGTTGCGTGGAGACGGAAGAGGCCAGGAAACTTCCCGGTGTTCTCGCCGTCCTCACGGGAAAAGACGTACCCGGCACCAACCGGCAGGGAATCGTCCACAAGGATCAGCCTGTTCTCTGCGATGAAAAAGTGCGTCACTGTGGCGACGCCGTAGCCCTCGTTGTTGCCGAAGACAGAGAAATCGTGCGGAAGGCGATTTCGCTCATCCAGGTCGAGTTCGAACCGATTCCCGGCATCTTCGGGATTGACGATGCATTGAGGCCCGATGCGCCCCTTGTCCATGAACAGCACCCGGAGGGCAATATCCTGCTCAAAGCCGAAATCCGGATGGGCGAGGCGGAAAAGGCGATGGCGGAATGCGACGCCATCATCGAAGAGACCTTTGAAGTTCCCATGGTTTCTCATGCTTTTCTGGAACCGGAAAACGGCGTTGCCTGGCAGGAATCCGACGGCAGGACGGTTCTGGTCGTCTCGACCCAGGCCCCCTTCCGCGACCGCTGGGAGATCAGCCACGCCCTGGGCATCTCCATGGACAGGATCCGGGTCATCGCACCCTACCTCGGCGGCGGCTTCGGCGGAAAGGACGGCGCGACGGTCCAGTGCCTGCTGGCTCTTGCGGCGCAACATACCGGAGGACGCCCCGTTAAGATGGTTTGGAGCCGGGAGGAGAGCTTCGCCGCCGGGTACAAGCGCCACGCCGCACGCATGTTCTACCGGCTCGGCGCAAGGAGGGACGGGAGGCTCCATGCACTCCAGTGCCGCCTCTATTATGATACCGGTGCCTATGCCCACCTGGGCGGAGAGGTCATGGCCCTCGGAATGGAGCATGCCGGCGGTCCTTACCGGATTCCCCATACCCTCATTGAAGGCTGGTGCCTTTACACGAACAACCCGATCGCCGGCGCCATGCGCGGGTTCGGCGTTGCCCAGGTCAGTTTCGCCTTCGAACGGATGATGAACCTGCTGGCGGAAAAGCTGAATCTTGACCCCCTCGATCTGCGAATCCAAAACGCCCTGCGGGAGGGTGACAAAAACTGCTGCGGGGTGACGATGACACAATCGACGGGCATCGCGTCCTGCCTGGAAAAAATTCAACAGCATCCCCTATGGCAGAAACGGAAGGAATGGAAAAGCCGGACAGGCCCTTTCAGAAAAAGAGGCGTCGGGGTCGCCGCCGTCTTCAATGCCATGGGGTATGGCCGGGGGTTGCCGGACTCGGCCATTGCAAAGGTCGAGATTACGCCGGAGGGTAGAATCCGCATCTACAGCGGCGTCTGCGACATGGGTCAGGGAAATGCGACGGCCTTCGCTCAGATCGCCGGTCAGATTCTCTGCCAGGAAGACGCCGCCATCGAACTCCTTCAGCCTGACACGGACCGGTCGCTCCCCTCGGGCTCCGCCTCGGCCAGCCGCACAACGTATACTTACGGCAATGCGCTGATCAAGGCTTGCGAAGAGCTTCGCAAGAGGATTATCGGGTGGGCCGCGCTCATGCTGCTTGCCGATACGATGGAAGACCTCGATCTTCATCCCGGGCGGGTGAGACACATCAAAACGGGAAAAGAAATCCCCCTGCAGGACATTGCGGCCATGATGACCGACGAGGTCCGGGTCTGCATCAGCCAGTTCATTATGCCCGTGGCGAAAGACGCCCTCGACACGGGGAAAGCCTTCTCCATCGGCTTCCCTCACCTCCTCTTTTCCTATGGCGCGCACCTCGCCTGCGTGGAGGTGGATGAATTGACGGGAGCGATTGATGTCAAGGGTTACGCCGCGGCAACGGACGCGGGGCGAGTACTGAACCCGCAGGTCTACGAGCAGCAGGTCCACGGCGCAATCGCACAGGGCATCGGCTATGCGCTGAGCGAAGAGCTCCGAGTGAAGGAAGGCCGCATCCTGACACCGGACTTCGCGACCTACATTATCCCGGGAGCTCTCGATGTACCGGAAATCGTTTCCCTCACGGCGGAGACGTACGAGTCCTCGGGACCCTACGGCATGAAGGGCCTCGGCGAGGTGGGGACGAACGGACCGCTTCCCGCCATCGCGAACGCCCTGGCCGATGCCTGCGACCTCTCCATGACCTGTGCTCCTCTGACGCCGGAGAGGGTTCTTCGGGCGATGAAAGAAAAGAAGAAATCCGGTGGAGGAAACCCGCCATGA
- a CDS encoding FAD binding domain-containing protein, whose amino-acid sequence MNKVFLPRTVAELWSFLEEEPEAHVYAGGTDLLVRMRAREEKPPALICMERIGELQGVREETSGLWIGACTPHRRLLDDPLIQGHLPVLAKALRILGSPQIRNMGTLGGNICTASPAGDCLPPLYILDAVVEIRSPNAVRTLPINSFIVGPEKTQLQRGEILAGVLVKRPPNFNIQFFEKVGQRKAMAIAVASLAALLRVSPSGMIEEARLAWGSVGPTVVRSGIVEAALEGEPLSSITLEKLSPIARQAVSPIDDLRASADYRRTVAGNLILRLAENIMIPPRPLPPS is encoded by the coding sequence ATGAACAAGGTCTTTCTTCCGCGGACGGTAGCGGAACTCTGGTCCTTCCTGGAGGAAGAACCGGAAGCACATGTGTATGCGGGTGGAACGGACCTGCTTGTGCGGATGAGGGCGCGGGAGGAAAAACCGCCCGCCTTGATCTGCATGGAGCGGATTGGAGAGTTGCAAGGCGTTCGAGAGGAAACCTCGGGATTGTGGATCGGCGCCTGTACTCCCCATCGACGACTGCTCGACGACCCGTTGATCCAGGGGCATCTTCCCGTCCTCGCAAAAGCCCTGCGGATTCTCGGCTCGCCTCAGATCCGCAACATGGGAACTCTCGGGGGGAACATCTGCACGGCCTCCCCGGCAGGAGACTGCCTCCCGCCCCTCTACATCCTGGATGCGGTTGTGGAAATCCGCTCTCCCAACGCCGTTCGGACCCTTCCCATCAACTCATTCATTGTTGGTCCGGAGAAAACGCAGTTGCAAAGGGGGGAGATCCTGGCCGGCGTCCTTGTGAAACGGCCGCCCAACTTCAATATCCAATTCTTTGAAAAGGTGGGGCAGCGCAAGGCCATGGCCATTGCCGTGGCCAGCCTGGCCGCTCTGCTGAGAGTGTCCCCGTCGGGAATGATCGAAGAAGCACGACTTGCCTGGGGAAGTGTCGGACCGACCGTGGTACGATCCGGCATTGTCGAAGCAGCCCTGGAGGGAGAACCCCTTTCATCCATCACTCTTGAAAAATTATCGCCCATTGCCAGACAAGCGGTTTCGCCCATTGATGACCTGCGCGCCTCGGCGGATTATCGCAGGACCGTTGCCGGCAATCTTATCCTGCGGCTTGCGGAAAACATCATGATTCCACCGAGACCATTGCCACCATCGTAG
- a CDS encoding nucleotidyltransferase family protein — MDPDHEIRFPLREEQKGEELFDMSEEKTSALILAAGRSSRMEDFKPLLPLDGLTLIEQAILLFKTAGVSDILVVAGFQAGRLIPILEKCGVNWIVNEDYDQGMFSSIQTGVRRLAGSCEAFFVLPADHPFVQRTTVLSLLKAFRGGKEKIYHPSCQGRRGHPPLVPAALIPAILDFDEPGGLRVLLSRYEELAVNLDCDDPGILIDLDTKEQYEQAKEKRTTSL, encoded by the coding sequence ATGGATCCGGACCACGAGATTCGGTTCCCCCTGCGGGAGGAACAAAAGGGAGAGGAGCTTTTTGACATGTCGGAAGAAAAAACCTCCGCACTGATCCTGGCGGCCGGCCGCTCATCGCGCATGGAAGACTTCAAGCCCCTCCTTCCCCTCGACGGCTTGACCCTGATCGAACAGGCCATTCTTCTCTTCAAAACAGCCGGTGTGTCAGACATTCTTGTTGTGGCGGGTTTCCAGGCGGGGCGATTGATCCCGATCCTTGAAAAGTGCGGAGTCAACTGGATCGTAAATGAAGACTACGACCAGGGTATGTTCTCCTCCATCCAGACCGGGGTGCGCCGTCTTGCGGGTTCCTGTGAGGCATTTTTCGTCCTGCCGGCGGATCATCCCTTTGTGCAGCGGACGACAGTCCTGTCCCTGCTGAAAGCCTTCCGGGGCGGAAAAGAAAAAATCTACCACCCGTCCTGTCAGGGAAGGCGCGGCCATCCGCCTTTGGTTCCCGCGGCGCTGATCCCGGCAATTCTTGACTTTGACGAACCTGGCGGTTTGCGGGTTCTGCTTTCCCGATATGAAGAGCTTGCGGTGAATCTGGATTGTGACGATCCGGGGATCCTTATCGATCTGGATACGAAAGAACAATACGAGCAAGCGAAAGAAAAAAGAACTACCTCCCTTTAA
- a CDS encoding (2Fe-2S)-binding protein gives MRIRFTLNGKETTIDVSPGRRVVDVLREDLKHTGTKEGCGSGECGCCTILVNGESRLSCLLLAIQLSGSNITTIEGLAPEGRLPPLQTAFVESGAVQCGFCTSGMILSATDLLARTPCPTRDEIREGLSGNLCRCTGYQKIVDAVESASEKTKEKGDE, from the coding sequence ATGAGAATCCGTTTCACTTTAAACGGCAAGGAAACCACGATTGACGTCTCACCCGGCCGGCGCGTCGTGGACGTCCTGCGGGAAGACCTGAAGCATACGGGAACGAAGGAGGGCTGCGGCAGCGGGGAATGCGGTTGCTGCACCATTCTGGTCAACGGGGAAAGCCGCCTGTCCTGTCTTCTGCTGGCGATACAGCTTTCCGGCTCGAATATTACGACCATCGAGGGGCTGGCCCCGGAAGGCCGGCTCCCCCCCCTGCAGACGGCCTTTGTCGAAAGCGGGGCCGTTCAGTGCGGTTTTTGTACGTCCGGCATGATTCTTTCAGCGACGGACCTTCTTGCCCGGACCCCCTGTCCGACGCGGGATGAGATTCGCGAGGGTCTGAGCGGGAACCTTTGCCGTTGCACGGGATACCAGAAGATCGTCGATGCCGTGGAATCGGCCAGTGAAAAGACAAAGGAAAAGGGCGACGAATGA
- the hisC gene encoding histidinol-phosphate transaminase → MPLNLDLLVPGYVREFEPYIPSKPDPELMKLYGCKRLFRLNNNENPLGPPPGAQEVLKSFPPSKGAVYPSGDSYYLRREIASLHGIDPDQILVGNGANEVITFVIKAFCEKGDNIITADKTFAVYEWVATFSGIEAKVIPLRDEGFDDGAMLRAIDRDTKILFVCNPNNPTGTYWSRDRLIAVLEEVRGRQIVVVDEAYFEFVEAEDYPDGISLLKDYPNLVVFRTFSKMYGLAALRIGYLVGDLSVVDMIRRTCVVYSVNSLAQEAALAALKDESGHIGKTSTLVKESREFLRKELTGLGLPLIANEGNYLIAKLPGSDTLAYRKLMREGIMIRPMTGFRYPDHIRVTLAQREAMEAFVGALKKILKG, encoded by the coding sequence ATGCCTTTGAATCTTGACCTTCTCGTTCCCGGCTATGTCCGGGAATTCGAGCCTTATATCCCCAGTAAACCCGATCCGGAGCTGATGAAGCTCTACGGGTGCAAGCGGCTTTTTCGGCTGAACAACAACGAAAATCCCCTCGGTCCGCCACCCGGCGCCCAGGAGGTCCTCAAATCGTTCCCGCCTTCAAAAGGGGCCGTCTATCCCAGCGGCGATTCCTACTATCTCCGTCGAGAAATCGCGTCTCTTCACGGGATCGATCCCGACCAGATCCTCGTCGGCAACGGCGCCAATGAAGTCATCACCTTCGTTATCAAGGCCTTCTGCGAGAAGGGCGACAACATCATTACCGCGGACAAGACCTTCGCCGTCTACGAGTGGGTGGCCACCTTCTCCGGGATCGAGGCGAAGGTCATCCCGCTGAGAGATGAGGGCTTCGACGATGGGGCAATGCTCCGGGCCATCGACAGGGACACTAAGATCCTTTTTGTCTGCAATCCCAACAATCCGACGGGGACATACTGGTCCAGGGACAGATTGATTGCCGTTCTGGAGGAAGTCCGGGGCAGGCAGATCGTCGTCGTCGATGAAGCCTACTTCGAATTCGTGGAAGCGGAGGATTACCCGGATGGTATTTCCCTGTTGAAAGACTATCCGAACCTCGTTGTCTTCCGCACCTTCTCCAAGATGTACGGGCTGGCGGCGTTGCGGATCGGATACCTCGTCGGGGATTTGAGTGTCGTCGATATGATCCGCCGCACCTGCGTGGTCTACTCCGTCAACAGCCTGGCCCAGGAGGCCGCCCTCGCGGCGCTGAAGGACGAATCGGGGCACATCGGGAAAACCAGCACTCTGGTGAAAGAAAGCAGGGAGTTTCTTCGGAAAGAGCTTACGGGGCTGGGTTTGCCCCTGATCGCCAATGAAGGCAATTACCTCATCGCAAAACTGCCCGGCAGCGACACGCTGGCCTACCGCAAACTGATGCGGGAAGGAATCATGATCCGGCCCATGACGGGATTCCGCTATCCGGACCACATCCGGGTAACGCTGGCGCAGAGGGAGGCGATGGAGGCCTTTGTGGGCGCACTGAAGAAAATCCTGAAGGGATAG